From the genome of Pseudomonas sp. Teo4, one region includes:
- a CDS encoding flagellar protein FliT → MSEVIERIERTRDALLAALASRDWNVVSELDLECRICVEDVLAEALSNEAAVRSSLEGLLAVYQQLIEVASGERQSIVDEMTQIRQAKSAAKVYHLFS, encoded by the coding sequence ATGAGCGAGGTGATCGAGCGTATCGAGCGGACCCGCGATGCATTGCTGGCCGCTTTGGCCAGTCGTGACTGGAATGTGGTCAGCGAGCTCGACCTTGAATGCCGTATCTGTGTCGAGGATGTACTGGCAGAGGCGCTCAGCAACGAGGCTGCAGTGCGTTCGAGTCTTGAGGGGCTGCTGGCGGTTTATCAGCAGCTAATCGAGGTTGCAAGTGGCGAGCGTCAATCAATAGTCGACGAGATGACGCAAATCCGTCAGGCGAAAAGTGCTGCCAAGGTATACCATCTGTTCAGTTGA
- the fliS gene encoding flagellar export chaperone FliS, giving the protein MNPMLALRQYQKIGAQAQTSEASPHRLVQMLMEGGLDRIAQASGAMQRKDIAGKGIAIGKAIGIIGGLREGLDRDNMTDELNRLDNLYLYMTRRLSEANVHNDPSILDEVRDLLTTVKEGWDAVGEQSAAS; this is encoded by the coding sequence ATGAATCCAATGTTAGCCCTTCGGCAATACCAGAAGATCGGCGCCCAGGCGCAGACCTCCGAGGCGAGTCCGCATCGTCTGGTGCAAATGCTGATGGAAGGCGGCCTGGACCGTATTGCCCAGGCCAGCGGTGCGATGCAGCGTAAGGACATTGCCGGCAAAGGCATCGCAATCGGCAAGGCCATCGGCATCATTGGCGGGCTGCGCGAAGGTCTGGATCGCGACAACATGACGGATGAGCTCAATCGTCTCGATAACCTGTACCTGTACATGACTCGCCGTCTGAGCGAGGCCAATGTCCATAATGACCCGTCGATTCTGGACGAGGTCAGGGACTTGCTGACCACGGTCAAGGAAGGTTGGGATGCGGTCGGCGAGCAGTCGGCGGCATCCTGA
- the fliD gene encoding flagellar filament capping protein FliD, translated as MASPILPSLGLGSGLDTASIVKALVDAEKTPKQSQIDRRTSANTASISAVGGLKSALAAYKTALEKLNDSSNPAFLGSVATTSNDKYVKATAGSSAVNGSYSVQVTQLATASRVASQRFADSSSEVSDTGGTLTITQNGVGFDVTIPANATLQQARDAINAQATSKGFTANIVNDGQGSRLVLSSTTMGELSDISTSGIDSLAISPADQITDDGGAGRIGDLAQDAEFVIDGMALTSKSNKVDNAISGMTFELLSKTEALSPVSISVTANTEGLKTSVQSFVDAYNSLVLAINGVSKSVQGSDGTWSTPALSGDSAVRSMLTALRNELVVPATSGSGQLSVLSQLGINTTQGSGLLEFDSTKFTKAIEDQKLGGEVQSLFNGDGGLLDRMTKAMEPFSATGGVLDERSKSLEVAKKGLSLEQSSLDARIKDLEASLTKKYNTMDTLVGQLNAQRDSVVSIFEAMAAQQKNS; from the coding sequence ATGGCAAGTCCAATTCTACCGAGTTTGGGGCTGGGTTCCGGTCTCGATACCGCGTCCATTGTGAAGGCCCTGGTTGATGCCGAGAAAACCCCCAAGCAAAGCCAGATCGATCGCCGCACCTCGGCCAATACCGCGTCGATTTCCGCAGTAGGTGGTCTCAAGAGTGCTCTGGCGGCATACAAGACTGCGCTGGAGAAGCTCAATGACAGCTCCAACCCGGCATTTCTCGGGTCTGTGGCCACTACCTCCAACGATAAGTACGTAAAGGCTACCGCTGGCAGTTCGGCGGTCAATGGCAGCTATTCTGTCCAGGTCACGCAACTGGCGACGGCTTCGCGGGTTGCCAGTCAGCGGTTTGCTGACAGCAGCTCCGAGGTTTCTGACACTGGCGGCACGCTGACCATTACCCAGAACGGCGTCGGCTTCGACGTTACCATTCCGGCCAACGCTACCTTGCAGCAGGCGCGTGATGCGATCAACGCACAGGCGACTTCGAAAGGCTTCACGGCCAATATCGTCAATGATGGGCAGGGCTCCCGTCTGGTCTTGAGCTCCACGACCATGGGCGAGCTTTCGGATATTTCCACCTCGGGCATCGACTCTTTGGCGATTAGTCCGGCCGATCAGATCACCGATGATGGCGGTGCCGGGCGTATTGGTGACCTGGCGCAGGATGCTGAGTTTGTAATCGACGGCATGGCTCTGACCAGCAAGTCGAACAAGGTCGACAACGCTATCAGTGGCATGACGTTCGAGTTGTTGTCCAAGACTGAAGCGCTGTCACCGGTATCGATCAGCGTGACGGCGAACACCGAGGGCCTGAAGACCTCCGTGCAGTCCTTTGTCGATGCCTATAACTCGCTGGTGCTGGCAATCAATGGTGTCAGCAAGTCGGTCCAGGGATCTGATGGTACCTGGTCGACGCCTGCGCTGTCGGGCGACTCTGCAGTGCGCAGCATGCTCACGGCGCTGCGTAATGAACTGGTGGTTCCGGCGACTTCCGGTTCGGGGCAGTTGAGTGTGCTTTCGCAGCTGGGGATCAATACCACTCAAGGCAGTGGTCTTCTGGAATTCGATTCGACCAAGTTCACCAAGGCGATCGAAGATCAGAAGCTCGGCGGCGAGGTGCAGAGCCTGTTCAATGGCGATGGTGGTCTGCTGGATCGAATGACCAAGGCCATGGAGCCGTTCTCGGCAACGGGTGGTGTGCTTGATGAGCGCAGCAAGTCGCTTGAGGTAGCCAAGAAGGGCCTGAGTCTGGAGCAGAGCTCGCTGGATGCCCGTATCAAGGATTTGGAAGCATCTCTGACCAAGAAGTACAACACCATGGATACCTTGGTCGGTCAGTTGAACGCGCAGCGCGACAGCGTTGTTTCCATCTTCGAAGCGATGGCGGCCCAGCAGAAGAACTCCTGA
- a CDS encoding flagellar protein FlaG — MDISVKSSPSYPVSSLAGNTHKDDAVEKAYGQVRKTSQEDAPKSEAELHSAVKEIQDFVQSLQRNLEFSVDDSTGTWVVKVVARDSGEVIRQIPSETALELARSLHDVNSLLFDEKA, encoded by the coding sequence ATGGACATAAGCGTCAAGTCGAGCCCGTCGTATCCGGTGTCGTCGCTGGCCGGCAATACCCATAAGGATGATGCGGTCGAGAAAGCCTACGGGCAGGTCCGCAAGACATCGCAGGAAGACGCTCCCAAGAGCGAGGCCGAGTTGCATTCGGCTGTCAAGGAAATACAGGATTTCGTCCAGTCGTTGCAGCGCAACCTGGAATTTTCGGTGGATGATTCCACCGGCACCTGGGTCGTCAAGGTCGTTGCCCGTGACAGTGGCGAGGTGATCCGGCAGATACCGTCGGAAACCGCGCTGGAGCTGGCTCGGAGTTTGCACGACGTCAACAGTCTGCTCTTCGATGAGAAAGCTTGA
- a CDS encoding flagellin domain-containing protein, with amino-acid sequence MALTVNTNTTSLGVQKNLNKASDALSTSMTRLSSGLRINSAKDDAAGQQIANKLQTMVTGTTVAIKNANDGNSITQTAEGALSEITNILQRMRELALQARNDSNGTTERAALNKEFAAKSDEITRIATSTTYGTSKQLLNGTAGTMEFQVGAMTGTSQILSVSMTSSFAATALAVGTGALAISGTSDSAVHTAVDGAITAIDAALQKVDDKKSELGAIQNRFQSTINNLQSMNENSSSALGRVQDTDFAAETAQLTKQQTLQQASTAVLAQANQLPSAVLKLLQ; translated from the coding sequence ATGGCATTAACCGTAAACACCAACACCACTTCGCTGGGCGTGCAGAAGAACCTGAACAAAGCTTCCGACGCTCTGAGCACCTCGATGACTCGTCTGTCCTCGGGCCTGCGTATCAACAGCGCCAAAGACGACGCCGCTGGTCAGCAGATCGCCAACAAGCTGCAGACCATGGTTACCGGTACCACCGTTGCCATCAAGAACGCCAACGACGGTAACTCGATCACCCAGACCGCTGAAGGCGCTCTGTCGGAAATCACCAACATCCTGCAGCGTATGCGTGAGCTGGCTCTGCAAGCGCGTAACGACTCGAACGGTACCACTGAACGCGCCGCTCTGAACAAAGAGTTCGCTGCCAAGTCCGACGAAATCACCCGTATCGCTACCTCCACCACCTACGGCACCAGCAAGCAACTGCTGAACGGCACCGCTGGCACCATGGAGTTCCAGGTCGGTGCCATGACCGGTACCAGCCAGATTCTGAGCGTTTCGATGACCTCCAGCTTCGCGGCTACCGCCCTGGCTGTTGGTACCGGTGCTCTGGCGATCTCGGGTACTTCCGACTCCGCAGTGCACACCGCCGTTGACGGTGCAATCACTGCGATCGACGCCGCACTGCAGAAAGTGGATGACAAGAAGTCGGAACTGGGTGCTATCCAGAACCGCTTCCAGTCCACCATCAACAACCTGCAGAGCATGAACGAGAACTCGTCTTCCGCCTTGGGCCGTGTTCAGGACACCGACTTCGCCGCAGAAACCGCTCAGCTGACCAAGCAGCAAACTCTGCAGCAAGCTTCGACCGCAGTTCTGGCTCAGGCCAACCAGCTGCCATCCGCCGTACTGAAACTGCTTCAGTAA
- a CDS encoding motility associated factor glycosyltransferase family protein: MSEFFQRNAEVLQARWPVLFERLQGETGEALEVELVEGLGSTLSVSGIQLTSRHDRLAEARQQAASLPADSSILHLYGTGLGDVQRVLLERPGLVRLQVYLLNGALFQLVLQLLDQSDWLADPRVELAYAGDSADITLPFFALPSELVLADDFNAKIRDRLISEVHLTDNNRAFDVADSRLQKLLEDSLPLLRQDPDVAALFGSQAGRDCYVIATGPTLAGHLPALAKVRAQAERPLFICVDTAYLPLLRAGIRPDIVVSVDHKIRLHHLPPEDSAATTLVYMPMLDVELLGCWRGPRYSAYSASALYAQVREAIPRAELFVGGSVIHPAVDLAVKMGAGCITLFGADFAFPGDRTHTGWDDGVLGPAISAARHWVLDGHGQRVRTQLNFRGYLIELERFIARHPQVHFHNTSRAGAQIAGTTFDPEFCA, from the coding sequence ATGAGCGAGTTTTTCCAGCGTAACGCTGAAGTGCTGCAGGCCCGCTGGCCGGTGTTGTTCGAGCGCCTGCAAGGTGAAACGGGTGAAGCGCTCGAGGTCGAGTTGGTGGAAGGGCTGGGGTCGACACTGAGTGTGTCCGGCATTCAGCTCACCAGTCGCCACGACCGGCTAGCCGAAGCGCGTCAGCAGGCGGCAAGCCTGCCCGCGGACAGTTCCATCCTCCATCTCTATGGCACCGGCCTGGGTGACGTGCAGCGCGTACTGCTGGAGCGGCCGGGCCTTGTCCGACTGCAGGTGTACCTGCTCAATGGCGCCCTGTTCCAGCTGGTGTTGCAACTGCTCGATCAGTCCGACTGGCTGGCCGATCCACGGGTCGAGCTGGCTTACGCTGGCGACAGTGCGGACATCACCCTGCCGTTCTTCGCCTTGCCATCCGAGTTGGTGCTGGCCGATGACTTCAATGCGAAGATCCGCGACCGGCTGATCAGTGAAGTCCATCTGACGGACAACAATCGCGCCTTCGATGTGGCTGACTCGCGCCTGCAGAAGCTACTCGAAGACAGCTTGCCGCTTCTGCGTCAGGATCCTGATGTGGCCGCGTTGTTCGGTAGCCAGGCGGGGCGTGACTGCTACGTGATCGCCACCGGTCCGACCTTGGCCGGGCATCTGCCGGCCTTGGCAAAGGTCCGAGCCCAGGCCGAGCGGCCGCTGTTCATCTGTGTCGACACCGCTTACCTGCCACTGCTGCGCGCCGGAATCCGGCCCGACATCGTGGTCAGTGTCGACCACAAGATTCGCCTCCATCACCTGCCACCGGAAGATTCGGCGGCGACCACCCTGGTATACATGCCGATGCTGGATGTAGAGCTTCTCGGTTGCTGGCGTGGGCCGCGTTACAGCGCCTATTCCGCCAGCGCGTTGTATGCCCAGGTGCGTGAAGCGATACCGCGTGCCGAGTTGTTCGTCGGCGGCAGCGTGATTCACCCGGCGGTGGACCTGGCGGTGAAGATGGGGGCAGGGTGCATTACCCTGTTCGGCGCCGATTTCGCCTTCCCGGGCGACCGTACCCACACCGGTTGGGATGATGGCGTGCTCGGCCCTGCAATCTCGGCGGCGCGACATTGGGTGTTGGACGGCCATGGCCAGCGGGTGCGCACTCAGCTGAACTTCCGGGGATATTTGATCGAGCTGGAGCGTTTCATTGCGCGCCATCCTCAGGTGCACTTCCACAACACCAGTCGGGCGGGCGCGCAAATCGCCGGCACTACCTTTGATCCGGAGTTCTGCGCATGA
- a CDS encoding ketoacyl-ACP synthase III: MIGIKSIASYVPAAGLDNYVQGAKFGKDEEFMFGKIGASFLPRKDDEQETSDLCVEAVNNLFAANPDLKRESIDALIVVTQNGDEEGLPHTAAIVQHKLGLPTHVAAFDISLGCSGYVYGIYALKGFMEAAGLKNGLLVTADPYSKIVNPEDRNTTMLFGDAATATWMGEGATWQLGKAKFGTDGGGAPHLKVTDGEFYMNGRQVFNFALIKVPAHLHELLGESGLQNSDIDAFCIHQGSAAIVDAVARRFEEDPEKSQVDKFVKDMLETGNTVSSSVPLLLQKHMFDSAWKRVAISGFGVGLSWGSAILYKAE; encoded by the coding sequence ATGATCGGCATTAAAAGCATCGCGAGCTATGTGCCCGCTGCCGGCCTGGACAACTATGTGCAAGGCGCGAAATTCGGCAAGGACGAAGAGTTCATGTTCGGCAAGATCGGCGCGAGCTTCCTGCCACGCAAGGATGACGAGCAAGAAACTTCCGACCTGTGTGTCGAAGCGGTCAACAACCTGTTCGCCGCCAACCCTGACCTCAAGCGCGAATCCATTGACGCGCTGATCGTCGTCACCCAGAACGGTGACGAGGAAGGCCTGCCTCACACTGCGGCCATCGTTCAGCACAAGCTCGGCCTGCCGACCCATGTCGCGGCTTTCGACATTTCCCTGGGCTGCTCTGGCTATGTCTACGGTATCTATGCGCTCAAGGGCTTCATGGAAGCCGCGGGCCTGAAGAACGGCTTGCTGGTAACTGCTGACCCGTACTCCAAGATCGTCAACCCGGAAGACCGCAACACCACCATGCTGTTCGGTGACGCCGCCACCGCTACCTGGATGGGCGAGGGTGCCACCTGGCAACTGGGCAAGGCGAAGTTCGGTACCGATGGTGGCGGCGCGCCACACCTGAAGGTCACCGATGGCGAGTTCTACATGAACGGTCGTCAGGTCTTCAACTTCGCCCTGATCAAGGTGCCGGCGCACCTGCATGAACTGCTGGGCGAGTCAGGGCTGCAGAACAGCGATATCGATGCCTTCTGCATCCACCAGGGCAGCGCGGCGATCGTCGATGCCGTGGCGCGACGCTTCGAAGAAGACCCGGAAAAATCCCAGGTCGACAAGTTCGTCAAGGACATGCTGGAGACCGGTAATACCGTGTCTTCGAGCGTTCCGCTGCTGCTGCAGAAGCACATGTTCGACAGCGCCTGGAAGCGGGTGGCCATCAGCGGCTTCGGTGTCGGCCTGTCGTGGGGTTCGGCGATTCTCTACAAGGCTGAATAA
- the pseI gene encoding pseudaminic acid synthase produces the protein MNSFNIGHRRVGPDQPPLVIAEMSGNHNQSLARALEIVEAAAAAGAHALKLQTYTADTMTLDLAHGEFFIADPNSLWDGSSLYALYEKAHTPWEWHRPIFERARELGMLVFSTPFDETSVDFLESLEVPAYKIASFENTDLPLIRKVAATGKPMIISTGMASLAELERTVHVAREAGCRDLVLLKCTSTYPASPQNSNVLTIPHMQELFGCQVGLSDHSMGVGVAVAAVALGATMVEKHFTLDRADGGVDAAFSLEPREMAALVLETERAWQSLGRVHYGATPAEEASRRFRRSLYVVRDMAVGEVFDRTNVRAIRPGLGLAPGHLDAVLGRKARHPLKRGTALDWPLID, from the coding sequence ATGAACAGTTTCAACATCGGGCATCGCCGTGTCGGCCCGGACCAGCCTCCGCTGGTGATCGCGGAAATGAGCGGCAATCACAACCAGTCGTTGGCGCGCGCCCTGGAAATCGTCGAGGCGGCGGCTGCTGCTGGTGCCCATGCGCTCAAGCTGCAGACCTACACCGCCGACACCATGACCCTGGACCTGGCCCATGGCGAGTTCTTCATCGCGGACCCGAACAGCCTCTGGGATGGATCATCGCTCTATGCGCTGTACGAAAAGGCGCATACCCCCTGGGAGTGGCACCGACCGATCTTCGAGCGCGCCCGTGAACTGGGCATGCTGGTCTTCTCTACGCCGTTCGACGAAACCTCGGTGGATTTTCTGGAAAGCCTGGAGGTACCGGCCTACAAGATCGCCAGCTTCGAGAACACCGACTTGCCGCTGATTCGCAAGGTGGCGGCCACTGGCAAGCCGATGATCATCTCCACCGGCATGGCCAGTCTCGCGGAGCTTGAACGCACCGTGCACGTGGCGCGGGAGGCGGGTTGCCGTGACCTGGTGCTGCTCAAATGCACCAGCACCTACCCAGCCAGCCCGCAAAACAGCAACGTGCTGACCATCCCGCACATGCAAGAGCTGTTCGGTTGCCAGGTCGGGCTGTCGGATCACTCGATGGGTGTCGGTGTGGCGGTGGCGGCGGTGGCCCTGGGGGCTACGATGGTGGAGAAGCATTTCACCCTCGACCGTGCCGACGGCGGCGTGGATGCTGCGTTCTCCCTGGAACCTCGGGAAATGGCCGCGCTGGTGCTGGAGACCGAACGTGCCTGGCAGTCGCTGGGGCGGGTGCACTATGGCGCGACCCCGGCCGAAGAGGCTTCGCGGCGTTTTCGTCGCTCGCTGTATGTTGTGCGCGACATGGCTGTCGGCGAAGTTTTCGATCGGACCAATGTGCGCGCCATTCGCCCGGGCCTGGGGCTGGCTCCGGGCCATCTCGACGCGGTGCTCGGGCGCAAGGCCCGGCACCCGCTCAAGCGCGGTACGGCGCTGGACTGGCCGCTGATCGACTGA
- the pseG gene encoding UDP-2,4-diacetamido-2,4,6-trideoxy-beta-L-altropyranose hydrolase: MKVLVRADASSSIGVGHAARCLALAHALRELGAQVSFACCLLDGHRRVAIEQEGFEVFAWPQPQEAPGIERWSADIAALREVLPAHAEFDWVIVDHYALDARWEQAARAFAQRVAVIDDLGDRAHAADLLLDQNFIANEALYAPLLTPACRRLLGPRYALVRPAFQAAAISLAQQARRVLVSFGGFDVAGMLPRTLRALSELEGVQVTCIAGLRHPQRELLGQLCDAQAGWELHDYVDDLPARMAAADLFIGAGGGTTWERAALGLPSLCVSVAENQRANAEAMARAGMHLYLGEAGQVEVATLRQAIALLLDNQALRQCFAERSRALVDGRGAQRVAVALLGEGLALRLARIEDARLLFDGRNAPEVRRRSQQAQALDWPAHQAWLAATLADPQRLLLIAEATDGPVGSVRYDRLPGQRARVSLYLFSGRFGLGWGRALLARGEAFVRERWPDLRAIEAQVLPDNQASLQLFAGAGFVQSPCSFERVFEE; the protein is encoded by the coding sequence ATGAAGGTGCTGGTGCGGGCTGACGCCTCCTCATCCATCGGCGTCGGTCACGCAGCGCGTTGCCTGGCGTTGGCTCACGCCCTGCGTGAGCTGGGGGCGCAAGTCAGCTTTGCCTGTTGCCTGCTTGACGGTCATCGTCGCGTCGCCATCGAGCAAGAGGGCTTCGAGGTCTTTGCTTGGCCGCAACCCCAGGAAGCGCCAGGTATCGAACGCTGGTCGGCGGATATCGCCGCGCTGCGTGAGGTGCTGCCGGCGCACGCTGAGTTCGACTGGGTGATCGTCGACCACTACGCCCTGGATGCCCGCTGGGAACAGGCGGCCCGGGCGTTTGCCCAGCGCGTCGCGGTCATCGATGACCTGGGTGACCGTGCCCATGCGGCCGACTTGCTGCTGGATCAGAATTTCATTGCCAACGAGGCGCTCTACGCGCCGCTGCTGACGCCAGCATGCCGGCGCTTGCTTGGGCCACGCTACGCGCTGGTCCGCCCAGCGTTCCAGGCGGCTGCGATTTCGCTTGCGCAACAGGCACGCAGAGTGCTGGTCAGTTTCGGCGGCTTCGATGTGGCTGGCATGTTGCCCAGAACCCTACGCGCGCTGTCGGAGCTGGAGGGTGTGCAGGTGACCTGCATCGCCGGCCTCAGGCACCCGCAACGCGAGTTGCTAGGCCAGCTATGCGATGCGCAGGCGGGCTGGGAACTGCATGACTATGTCGACGACTTGCCGGCGCGAATGGCTGCTGCGGACCTGTTCATCGGTGCCGGTGGCGGCACTACCTGGGAGCGCGCCGCGCTGGGCTTGCCGAGCCTGTGTGTGAGTGTGGCTGAGAACCAGCGGGCCAATGCTGAGGCCATGGCGCGGGCAGGCATGCACCTGTACCTGGGCGAGGCTGGGCAGGTCGAGGTGGCGACGCTGCGCCAGGCGATTGCCTTGCTGCTCGACAACCAGGCCCTGCGCCAGTGTTTCGCCGAACGCAGTCGTGCGCTGGTCGACGGTCGGGGGGCGCAACGGGTAGCGGTCGCCTTGCTGGGGGAGGGGCTTGCATTACGCCTGGCCCGTATCGAGGATGCGCGGTTGTTGTTCGACGGGCGCAATGCACCCGAGGTGCGGCGTCGCTCACAGCAAGCGCAGGCGCTGGACTGGCCGGCTCACCAAGCCTGGCTGGCAGCGACACTGGCCGATCCGCAGCGCCTGCTGCTGATCGCTGAAGCGACCGACGGGCCGGTGGGCAGCGTGCGTTACGACCGCTTGCCCGGGCAGCGTGCGCGAGTGTCGTTGTACCTCTTCAGTGGGCGTTTCGGCCTGGGTTGGGGCAGGGCGCTGCTTGCCCGTGGTGAAGCCTTCGTTCGTGAGCGGTGGCCGGACCTGCGGGCGATCGAGGCCCAGGTGTTGCCCGACAACCAGGCGTCATTGCAATTATTCGCGGGTGCCGGCTTCGTTCAGTCGCCGTGCTCGTTCGAGCGGGTTTTCGAGGAGTAG
- the pseF gene encoding pseudaminic acid cytidylyltransferase — MTEQLKGNVAIIPARGGSKRIPRKNLKSFAGLPIIAHSIRTAIASGLFEQVVVSTDDPEIEAIALEYGAQVPFRRPAHLADDHTTTHAVVSHALQTLAGQGHVLTHACCLYATAPFVQQRYLQEGLALLQQHPERSFAFSVSSFGFPVQRALTLDAQGALEPLYPQFRETRSQDLEPAYQDAGQFYWGRVQAWLENEVLYSERSLPVIIPRHLVQDIDTEDDWLRAQYLYAALKAGGELDS; from the coding sequence ATGACTGAGCAGCTGAAAGGCAACGTCGCGATCATACCGGCCCGCGGTGGTAGCAAGCGGATCCCGCGCAAGAACCTCAAGAGCTTCGCCGGTCTGCCGATCATTGCCCACTCGATCCGCACCGCGATCGCCAGTGGCCTGTTCGAGCAGGTGGTGGTCAGCACCGACGATCCGGAAATCGAAGCGATAGCACTGGAGTATGGCGCCCAGGTACCGTTTCGTCGGCCGGCGCACCTGGCCGACGACCACACGACCACCCATGCCGTGGTTAGCCATGCGCTGCAGACCCTGGCTGGCCAGGGCCATGTCCTGACCCATGCCTGTTGCCTGTATGCCACTGCGCCATTCGTGCAGCAGCGCTACTTGCAAGAGGGATTGGCGTTGTTGCAGCAACACCCAGAGCGGTCGTTCGCCTTTTCGGTCAGCAGTTTCGGCTTCCCCGTCCAGCGGGCGTTGACGCTGGACGCCCAGGGGGCGCTGGAACCCCTGTATCCGCAATTCCGTGAAACCCGCTCCCAGGACCTGGAGCCGGCCTATCAGGACGCCGGCCAGTTCTACTGGGGTCGGGTCCAGGCCTGGTTGGAAAACGAGGTGCTGTATTCCGAACGCAGCCTGCCGGTGATCATCCCCCGGCATCTGGTTCAGGACATCGATACCGAGGACGACTGGTTGCGTGCGCAGTACCTGTATGCCGCGCTGAAGGCTGGCGGGGAGCTGGATTCATGA
- the pseC gene encoding UDP-4-amino-4,6-dideoxy-N-acetyl-beta-L-altrosamine transaminase translates to MIPYGWQNIDQADIAAVVEVLQSDWLTQGPMIERFEQAIAQRCGAQYGVAVCNATAGLHLACLAAGLGEGDWLWTSPISFVASANCGRYCGAGVDFVDIDAHTWTIDAEALAVKLEQAARDGRLPKVVVAVAFAGQSADMRSIAALARQYGFTLIEDAAHAVGAHYAGAPVGCGEFADMTVFSFHPVKIITTAEGGMVLTNRADLEQRLRLLRSHGITRDAGQMTDESHGAWYYQQLELGFNYRITDLQAALGLSQLTRLDAFLERRRELAARYQRLLAHLPVSVQAPQKDAESAWHLFVVRLQRDRIPRSHREVFDGMRAAGVGVNLHYIPIHLQPYYRDLGFNQGDFPQAESYYAEALSLPMYPDLTDAQQDHVVESLRRLLELSVGGADD, encoded by the coding sequence ATGATTCCCTACGGTTGGCAGAACATCGACCAGGCTGACATCGCCGCGGTCGTCGAAGTGCTGCAGTCCGACTGGCTAACCCAGGGGCCGATGATCGAGCGCTTCGAGCAGGCCATCGCCCAGCGCTGTGGTGCGCAATACGGGGTGGCGGTGTGCAACGCCACCGCCGGGCTGCACCTGGCTTGCCTCGCCGCCGGCCTGGGGGAAGGAGACTGGCTGTGGACCAGTCCCATCAGTTTCGTCGCGTCGGCCAACTGCGGGCGCTACTGCGGGGCCGGCGTCGACTTCGTCGACATCGATGCGCATACCTGGACGATCGATGCCGAAGCGCTTGCAGTGAAACTGGAGCAGGCTGCCCGAGACGGGCGCCTGCCCAAGGTGGTCGTTGCCGTGGCGTTCGCCGGGCAGAGCGCCGACATGCGTTCGATTGCGGCGCTGGCCCGGCAGTACGGCTTCACGCTGATCGAGGATGCAGCCCACGCGGTCGGCGCGCACTATGCAGGCGCTCCGGTCGGCTGTGGCGAATTCGCCGACATGACGGTGTTCAGCTTCCACCCGGTGAAGATCATCACTACCGCCGAAGGCGGCATGGTCCTTACCAATCGTGCAGACCTGGAGCAACGCTTGCGCTTGCTGCGCAGTCACGGGATCACCCGAGACGCCGGCCAGATGACCGATGAGAGCCATGGCGCCTGGTACTACCAGCAACTTGAGCTGGGGTTCAATTACCGCATCACCGACCTGCAAGCTGCCCTGGGCCTTTCTCAGTTGACGCGACTGGATGCGTTCCTCGAACGTCGCCGCGAGTTGGCGGCTCGTTATCAGCGCCTGCTGGCGCACCTGCCCGTCAGTGTCCAGGCGCCTCAGAAGGACGCCGAGTCCGCCTGGCACCTGTTCGTGGTGCGCCTGCAGCGCGATCGTATACCGCGCTCTCACCGCGAGGTGTTCGATGGGATGCGCGCTGCGGGAGTCGGGGTCAACCTGCATTACATCCCCATTCACCTGCAGCCCTATTACCGCGACCTGGGTTTCAACCAAGGGGACTTCCCACAGGCCGAAAGCTACTATGCAGAGGCCTTGAGCCTGCCGATGTACCCAGACCTGACCGATGCCCAGCAGGATCATGTGGTCGAAAGTCTGCGTCGTTTGCTGGAACTGTCGGTAGGCGGCGCAGATGACTGA